In Papaver somniferum cultivar HN1 chromosome 1, ASM357369v1, whole genome shotgun sequence, a genomic segment contains:
- the LOC113279842 gene encoding dnaJ homolog subfamily C member 2-like, with product MVTQPKLRLISYSNELIDGQPIYVSSNAFPAKALNREPAGHSFHSAALLLCGFGKEEKEVQADDQNVSSDQSESYFASSESYSSKGKKKSGDGKDQQDHYALLGLGHLRFLATEDQIKKSYRETALKHHPDKQASLLLGELTEAAKEAKKDDIENHFKAIQVAYEVLMDPVKRRVFDSTDEFDDEVPADCSPQNFFKVFGPAFMRNGRWSVIQPVPSLGEENSSLKEVDSFYDFWYGFKSWREFPHSDEYDLEEAETRDDKRWMERQNSKLREKARKEEHARVRSLVDNAYKKDPRIARRKEEEKAEKQKKKEAKYLAKRLQEEEAARAAEEERLRKEEEDRQAALAASNQKKIKEKEKKLLRKERARLRTVSALVVSERSYKVTEDDVESLCMSFDIDQLKSLCSELEEKSEVCGRARILKDALGRTDEECIEVKKVEVKNQQPNGYHETDIKKVEMKNQLPNGSSVQVKVENPLQSYEKKDKPWSKEEVELLRKGIQKFPKGTSRRWEVISEYIGTGRSVDEILKATKTVLLQKPDSAKAFDSFLEKRKAAPSIASPLTTRQESEGIVSSPTNGPEANGHKSVSPEKPSSVSNGVQQSSESEIDSNGVSSGINAEAWSAVQERALVQALKTFPKETNQRWQRISAAVPGKTVVQCKKKFASMKESFRNNKN from the coding sequence ATGGTGACCCAACCGAAGCTTCgtcttatttcttactcaaatgAACTCATTGATGGACAACCAATATATGTTTCATCGAATGCTTTTCCTGCAAAAGCCTTAAATCGTGAACCAGCAGGGCATTCATTCCATTCAGCAGCGCTTCTGCTCTGTGGTTTTGGCAAGGAGGAAAAAGAAGTACAAGCAGATGATCAGAATGTGTCCAGTGATCAAAGCGAGTCTTATTTCGCATCTTCAGAGTCATATAGCAGTAAAGGGAAAAAGAAATCTGGTGACGGGAAGGATCAGCAGGACCACTATGCTTTGTTGGGTTTGGGGCATCTACGATTTTTAGCTACTGAAGACCAGATAAAAAAGAGTTACAGAGAGACTGCATTGAAGCATCATCCTGACAAGCAAGCTTCCCTTCTACTTGGGGAGCTAACTGAAGctgcaaaggaagcaaagaaggatgaTATAGAAAACCATTTCAAGGCCATCCAAGTAGCTTATGAAGTCTTGATGGATCCAGTGAAGAGAAGGGTTTTTGACTCCACtgatgaatttgatgatgaaGTCCCAGCTGACTGTTCTCCGCAGAACTTCTTTAAGGTATTTGGTCCAGCTTTTATGCGGAATGGCCGGTGGTCAGTTATCCAACCAGTCCCATCCTTAGGTGAAGAAAACAGTTCCCTGAAAGAAGTGGACAGTTTCTATGATTTCTGGTACGGCTTTAAGAGCTGGAGGGAGTTCCCCCATTCAGATGAGTATGATCTAGAGGAAGCCGAGACTCGTGATGATAAGAGATGGATGGAAAGACAAAACTCAAAACTTAGAGAGAAAGCAAGGAAGGAAGAACATGCACGTGTACGATCTCTTGTGGACAATGCCTACAAGAAGGATCCAAGAATTGCACGGAGAAAGGAAGAAGAGAAAGCAGAGAAACAGAAAAAGAAGGAAGCCAAGTACTTGGCGAAGAGGTTGCAGGAGGAAGAAGCAGCTAGGGCAGCTGAAGAAGAGAGACTCCGGAAGGAGGAAGAAGATAGGCAGGCTGCTCTGGCTGCTTCGAATCAGAAGAagataaaagagaaagaaaagaagctcTTGCGCAAAGAGCGTGCACGTTTACGTACTGTTTCAGCGTTAGTGGTTTCCGAACGTTCTTATAAGGTCACTGAAGATGATGTTGAGAGTCTATGCATGTCATTTGATATTGATCAGCTAAAGAGTCTTTGCAGTGAGCTTGAAGAAAAATCAGAAGTGTGTGGCCGTGCCCGTATTCTTAAAGATGCCCTTGGAAGGACTGATGAGGAGTGCATTGAGGTTAAGAAAGTAGAGGTGAAGAACCAGCAACCAAATGGTTATCACGAGACTGATATTAAGAAAGTAGAGATGAAGAACCAGCTTCCAAATGGTTCAAGTGTGCAAGTCAAGGTGGAGAATCCATTACAAAGCTATGAAAAGAAAGATAAACCTTGGAGCAAAGAAGAGGTTGAACTCTTAAGGAAAGGAATTCAAAAATTCCCTAAAGGAACTTCTAGAAGATGGGAGGTTATCTCAGAGTACATTGGTACAGGGCGATCTGTAGACGAGATTCTTAAGGCAACAAAGACGGTACTTCTCCAAAAACCTGATTCAGCAAAAGCGTTCGATTCATTCCTAGAGAAGAGAAAGGCGGCTCCATCAATTGCATCCCCACTCACCACCAGGCAAGAATCTGAAGGGATAGTGAGTAGTCCTACTAATGGTCCAGAAGCTAATGGTCACAAAAGTGTTAGTCCTGAAAAGCCTTCAAGTGTTAGTAATGGAGTCCAGCAAAGTTCTGAGAGTGAAATAGACTCAAATGGGGTCTCTTCAGGCATAAATGCAGAAGCATGGTCTGCTGTTCAGGAAAGGGCTTTGGTTCAGGCTCTGAAAACGTTCCCTAAAGAAACGAATCAGCGTTGGCAACGTATCTCGGCGGCAGTTCCAGGTAAGACTGTGGTTCAGTGCAAGAAGAAATTTGCATCCATGAAAGAGAGTTTCCGGAACAACAAAAACTAG
- the LOC113279848 gene encoding cytochrome c oxidase assembly protein COX15-like isoform X1 → MFRSKLTCLLRRNKTVNPFSNIGTSSSASRVSNEPFRLSHILLFSSKTSCTSFTRNAAFYGFRSLHKGFSFPSSRRMCTAASISPSAKEGVKFLVTAGPHAQKMVGIWLFGSAAWVFSMVILGGVTRLTRSGLSMTDWKFTGGLPPISDEEWLVEFEKYKQSPEYKRVNKGMHVEDFKFIYWMEYAHRMWGRGLGIMFALPFSYFVRKGYMTVQLGVRLSALFALGAGQGLIGWWMVKSGLEEPTSEYVQPRVSPYRLAAHLTSAFGIYCGLLWTALSVVMPEPPSDTVAWVRGASKIRRLAIPVSFVVGITAISGAFVAGNDAGHAFNTFPKMGDTWIPEDILSMEPIMRNFFENTATVQFDHRILATATLLSIGGLWWATRKLDIHPAIRSLVGSTVGMAALQVTLGVSTLLSYVPVSLGTAHQAGALTLLTLMILLSHTVRKPSPILLKSLSCSVARTASNVIKS, encoded by the exons ATGTTTCGGAGCAAGTTGACCTGTCTTCTTCGAAGAAATAAAACCGTTAACCCATTCTCAAACATTGGAACCTCCTCTTCTGCGTCTAGGGTGTCAAATGAACCTTTTCGTCTCTCTCACATCTTATTATTCTCATCTAAAACTTCATGTACATCTTTCACCAGAAATGCCGCTTTCTATGGCTTCAGATCCCTTCACAAG GGATTTTCTTTTCCATCTTCCAGGAGAATGTGCACAGCTGCTTCTATCTCTCCTTCAGCTAAGGAAGGAGTAAAGTTTCTAGTAACTGCAGGACCTCATGCTCAGAAAATGGTTGGGATTTGGCTTTTTGGCTCTGCTGCTTGGGTGTTTAGTATGGTGATACTTGGTGGGGTTACACGACTGACCCGCTCCGGTTTATCTATGACTGACTGGAAATTCACTGGTGGTCTCCCTCCTATATCTGACGAAGAATGGCTGgttgaatttgaaaaatataagcaGTCCCCTGAATATAAGCG AGTAAACAAAGGGATGCATGTTGAAGATTTTAAATTTATATATTGGATGGAATACGCCCATCGTATGTGGGGAAGGGGTTTGGGTATCATGTTTGCTCTCccattttcttattttgttcGTAAAGGATACATGACTGTCCAACTTGGTGTGAGACTCTCAGCACTATTTGCACTTGGTGCGGGGCAGGGATTAATTGGCTGGTGGATGGTTAAAAGTGGTTTAGAG GAACCTACTTCTGAATATGTGCAGCCAAGAGTGAGCCCTTACCGCCTTGCAGCTCATCTTACATCAGCATTTGGTATTTATTGTGGCCTTCTCTGGACTGCTCTATCAGTTGTCATGCCTGAACCACCTAGTGATACTGTAGCTTGGGTTCGTGGGGCTTCTAAAATTAGGAGACTTGCCATCCCTGTAAGCTTTGTTGTCGGAATTACTGCAATTTCAGGAGCCTTTGTTGCAGGGAATGATGCG GGTCATGCTTTTAACACTTTCCCCAAGATGGGCGATACATGGATTCCAGAGGATATCTTGAGTATGGAACCAATAATGCGCAACTTTTTTGAGAACACTGCTACTGTGCAG TTCGATCACCGTATTCTTGCAACTGCAACGTTGCTATCAATTGGTGGCTTATGGTGGGCTACACGAAAACTTGACATACATCCTGCTATACGCTCATTAGTTGGGAGCACGGTGGGTATGGCAGCTCTTCAG GTCACTTTGGGAGTATCAACACTTCTATCATATGTTCCAGTCTCACTTGGTACTGCCCATCAAGCTGGAGCATTGACTCTGTTAACACTTATGATATTATTGAGCCATACAGTTAGAAAGCCATCTCCAATCCTTCTAAAATCTTTAAGTTGTTCAGTTGCAAGGACAGCTAGTAATGTCATCAAGTCATAG
- the LOC113279848 gene encoding cytochrome c oxidase assembly protein COX15-like isoform X2 yields MNLFVSLTSYYSHLKLHVHLSPEMPLSMASDPFTRRMCTAASISPSAKEGVKFLVTAGPHAQKMVGIWLFGSAAWVFSMVILGGVTRLTRSGLSMTDWKFTGGLPPISDEEWLVEFEKYKQSPEYKRVNKGMHVEDFKFIYWMEYAHRMWGRGLGIMFALPFSYFVRKGYMTVQLGVRLSALFALGAGQGLIGWWMVKSGLEEPTSEYVQPRVSPYRLAAHLTSAFGIYCGLLWTALSVVMPEPPSDTVAWVRGASKIRRLAIPVSFVVGITAISGAFVAGNDAGHAFNTFPKMGDTWIPEDILSMEPIMRNFFENTATVQFDHRILATATLLSIGGLWWATRKLDIHPAIRSLVGSTVGMAALQVTLGVSTLLSYVPVSLGTAHQAGALTLLTLMILLSHTVRKPSPILLKSLSCSVARTASNVIKS; encoded by the exons ATGAACCTTTTCGTCTCTCTCACATCTTATTATTCTCATCTAAAACTTCATGTACATCTTTCACCAGAAATGCCGCTTTCTATGGCTTCAGATCCCTTCACAAG GAGAATGTGCACAGCTGCTTCTATCTCTCCTTCAGCTAAGGAAGGAGTAAAGTTTCTAGTAACTGCAGGACCTCATGCTCAGAAAATGGTTGGGATTTGGCTTTTTGGCTCTGCTGCTTGGGTGTTTAGTATGGTGATACTTGGTGGGGTTACACGACTGACCCGCTCCGGTTTATCTATGACTGACTGGAAATTCACTGGTGGTCTCCCTCCTATATCTGACGAAGAATGGCTGgttgaatttgaaaaatataagcaGTCCCCTGAATATAAGCG AGTAAACAAAGGGATGCATGTTGAAGATTTTAAATTTATATATTGGATGGAATACGCCCATCGTATGTGGGGAAGGGGTTTGGGTATCATGTTTGCTCTCccattttcttattttgttcGTAAAGGATACATGACTGTCCAACTTGGTGTGAGACTCTCAGCACTATTTGCACTTGGTGCGGGGCAGGGATTAATTGGCTGGTGGATGGTTAAAAGTGGTTTAGAG GAACCTACTTCTGAATATGTGCAGCCAAGAGTGAGCCCTTACCGCCTTGCAGCTCATCTTACATCAGCATTTGGTATTTATTGTGGCCTTCTCTGGACTGCTCTATCAGTTGTCATGCCTGAACCACCTAGTGATACTGTAGCTTGGGTTCGTGGGGCTTCTAAAATTAGGAGACTTGCCATCCCTGTAAGCTTTGTTGTCGGAATTACTGCAATTTCAGGAGCCTTTGTTGCAGGGAATGATGCG GGTCATGCTTTTAACACTTTCCCCAAGATGGGCGATACATGGATTCCAGAGGATATCTTGAGTATGGAACCAATAATGCGCAACTTTTTTGAGAACACTGCTACTGTGCAG TTCGATCACCGTATTCTTGCAACTGCAACGTTGCTATCAATTGGTGGCTTATGGTGGGCTACACGAAAACTTGACATACATCCTGCTATACGCTCATTAGTTGGGAGCACGGTGGGTATGGCAGCTCTTCAG GTCACTTTGGGAGTATCAACACTTCTATCATATGTTCCAGTCTCACTTGGTACTGCCCATCAAGCTGGAGCATTGACTCTGTTAACACTTATGATATTATTGAGCCATACAGTTAGAAAGCCATCTCCAATCCTTCTAAAATCTTTAAGTTGTTCAGTTGCAAGGACAGCTAGTAATGTCATCAAGTCATAG
- the LOC113326249 gene encoding 7-deoxyloganetic acid glucosyltransferase-like, with protein MAESKSLTPPHVLIFPFPIQGHINSMLKLAEILCISGINVTFVNTQQNHSRLLTLGNVQSRFSRFPGFGFETVPDGLSDDQHHSSGFTSHQDFVKDGIHRMHNVTRPAFRELLISDRFKLDARGQVSCIITDGMSGFAIDVAQELEIPSISFRTVSACCIWVYLCFPKLVENGDMPFKVEDMDRLVRSVPEMGSFLRCRDLPSFFRPTEANHPGLDFINRETSHSMRATAHMVNTFDDIEAPILAQMRSYWPNLYAIGPLNALLNAMRSSTTTKVSSSLPVSSNASLYAEDRSCMTWLDKQPEKSVVYVSFGSIAMVTPEQWVEIWYGLVNSSHRFLWVRRPDWILAKDGQESQIQAELVEATKERGYMVNWAPQEEVLNHPAVGGFFTHSGWNSTLESMVAGVPMVCWPHLGDQQVNSRYVSEVWKIGMDMKDDCNRLTVEKLIREMMGAKREELMKSAVKVAEMARKSVSHDGSSYRNYEALLEFIRKSR; from the exons ATGGCTGAAAGTAAATCATTGACACCTCCTCATGTGCTCATCTTCCCGTTTCCTATACAAGGCCATATCAATTCTATGCTTAAGTTAGCCGAAATTCTCTGCATCTCCGGAATCAACGTGACCTTTGTCAACACCCAGCAGAATCACTCGCGTCTACTTACTCTTGGCAATGTTCAATCCCGTTTCAGCCGATTTCCGGGGTTCGGTTTTGAAACAGTGCCGGACGGTCTTTCTGACGATCAACATCACTCTTCTGGATTCACTAGTCATCAAGACTTTGTTAAGGATGGGATTCATCGGATGCACAACGTTACCAGGCCGGCTTTTCGAGAATTACTCATTTCAGATCGATTTAAGCTTGACGCACGGGGGCAAGTTTCTTGTATCATAACTGATGGTATGTCAGGTTTTGCAATTGATGTTGCTCAGGAGCTGGAAATTCCATCCATTTCATTCCGTACCGTCAGTGCCTGTTGTATCTGGGTTTATCTGTGCTTCCCAAAACTTGTAGAAAATGGTGACATGCCATTCAAAG TCGAAGATATGGATCGGTTGGTGAGGAGTGTCCCAGAGATGGGAAGCTTTCTCCGGTGTAGAGATTTACCAAGTTTCTTTAGACCTACAGAAGCCAACCATCCTGGTCTAGATTTTATCAATAGAGAAACATCCCATTCAATGAGAGCTACAGCTCACATGGTTAACACATTCGACGATATCGAAGCTCCAATTCTAGCGCAAATGAGATCTTACTGGCCAAATCTATACGCAATTGGTCCTCTTAATGCACTGTTGAATGCCATGAGAAGTAGCACTACTACTAAAGTTTCTTCTTCATTACCTGTATCCTCAAATGCTAGTTTGTACGCGGAAGACAGAAGTTGCATGACTTGGCTCGATAAACAGCCAGAGAAATCAGTGGTTTATGTTAGCTTCGGTAGCATTGCGATGGTGACCCCGGAGCAATGGGTGGAGATATGGTATGGACTAGTCAATAGCAGTCATAGATTTCTGTGGGTTAGACGTCCTGATTGGATTCTTGCCAAAGATGGCCAGGAAAGTCAGATACAGGCGGAGCTGGTTGAGGCAACGAAAGAGAGAGGTTACATGGTGAATTGGGCACCGCAAGAGGAGGTACTGAATCATCCAGCTGTTGGTGGGTTTTTCACTCACAGCGGGTGGAATTCGACTCTGGAAAGCATGGTTGCTGGTGTACCCATGGTTTGCTGGCCACATTTGGGGGATCAACAGGTAAACAGTAGGTATGTCAGCGAGGTGTGGAAAATTGGAATGGACATGAAAGATGATTGTAACAGACTAACAGTGGAGAAGCTAATTAGGGAAATGATGGGTGCTAAGAGAGAAGAGTTAATGAAATCAGCGGTGAAGGTCGCGGAGATGGCACGTAAGAGTGTTAGTCATGATGGGTCATCTTATCGCAACTATGAAGCTTTGCTTGAATTCATAAGGAAGTCGCGTTAA
- the LOC113279858 gene encoding histone H3.2, whose amino-acid sequence MARTKQTARKSTGGKAPRKQLATKAARKSAPATGGVKKPHRFRPGTVALREIRKYQKSTELLIRKLPFQRLVREIAQDFKTDLRFQSSAVAALQEAAEAYLVGLFEDTNLCAIHAKRVTIMPKDIQLARRIRGERA is encoded by the coding sequence ATGGCTCGTACTAAGCAAACTGCTAGGAAATCAACAGGAGGAAAAGCCCCAAGGAAGCAATTAGCAACAAAAGCAGCTCGTAAATCAGCACCAGCAACCGGAGGAGTGAAGAAACCTCACAGATTCAGGCCAGGAACTGTTGCTCTTCGTGAAATCAGGAAATACCAAAAGAGTACCGAGTTGTTGATCCGTAAACTACCATTTCAAAGATTAGTTCGTGAAATAGCTCAAGATTTCAAAACTGATTTGAGGTTTCAGAGTTCAGCAGTTGCAGCACTACAGGAAGCAGCAGAAGCTTATCTTGTTGGTTTGTTCGAAGATACTAATTTATGTGCTATTCATGCTAAGAGGGTTACTATTATGCCTAAAGATATTCAACTTGCCAGGAGAATCAGAGGTGAACGAGCTTGA